The stretch of DNA GAGAATTCGCAATATGACAGGTTTAACTTCAGCTCTCCGATATCACAAGGGGGTCCAAGTTCAGCATTTCcgctttcttcttcttcgtcgtcaccatcatcatcaaactACAAGAACACAATCATAAGAGTTTGTTGGCAAAGTTAATGAAAACATAAACTCATATTCTAATGATCTAATCTAAACAATTATATGCAGTTCATTTGCCATACCTCACGTGATTCATCGAGTTCGTCAAACAAGAAGAGTTTCAAAACATTGCAGCTGTTTAGTCCTTTCAAGAGCTTCTTCAATATGAAAAATCCGTCATAGCTAGCCTTTGTACGGACATGGATGGTACAACTGGCTTGACAATGAATGGTGATAGATAAGGGCGGTTCTATTTCGCCATGAAACTTGAACTTACTCAAATTTGGAGCATCAATCACAACATTTAACAAATTGTCGCATTCATATAAGCCAATATGTTTTAGTTGGGTATGCGATATTTTGAAATTCGGCGGGATCTCACAGCCAATAAACACCAATTTCTCTAGCGAGGTGAGTTCCTCCTGTAGTAGTTTAGCAAGATCCTCACCTGTAATAGAAAGACAAGTTACAAGCAGATGCCTCAAATTTCTCAATAAACCATGATTTGAGATAATCGGCCAAGGGTTCTCATCCTGGATATTGTACTTAAATGACCTAAGACTAGAAGTCTCGAGAATGACTCCCCCGTCTAGAGGTACGTCTCCCTCAATATAGAGATCCTCCAGTTTGCTATGACGCGGAATCACTAATTTTTTCAAGCCAGGGCAAAATGAGATACACAAGTCTTTCAGGTTCAGACAGGAACTAACAATATGAAATAGCATACGCTCCTCTACTACGACATCACCTAAAACCAAAGACTCGAGAGACACGAGATCCACATCTTCATAGTAGGGTATCTCGACATTAGAAAAATGAAGGCGTCTTAACGAGTTAGCACAAAACAGAAAACGAGGTAATTTGTAATCAGAAGGACCTCCAAGATTAATTTCCGCAACTTGGTTACGCACAGCTATCTCAAGCCACTCATCAACTTTGCAACCCAACGGTAAATCAGTAGCCGGAAGATCAAGTTTTAACGTCGTTATAGGCAGGTTTTCTTTCGAATATCTTTGCATTCTAGCATCTATATATTCAACTGTAAATTTATGACGATAAAAATCCAGATTTGGGTTCGTAACGCAGACTTGATTCCATCTTTTCGACAAGACGCTAGTTCTATATGCCTCTTTCGTATCCAGATAAGAAACAATACGACGTCTAATAGAATCCGGTAAATCTGAGATTCTATCCGTAGAATTAAACTGCCCGTTTTTCGGGTTATTGCAATCCTTCATCATATCCTCCAAGGAATTTCGTCGAACAGTTTGAAGAAGTTGATTGAATGTGTGTATTCAAAAAAAGAGGCACATATATATATAGTGGGGTCAATTAGGGTTGGTTTTGTTATATGGTAAAGCCAACACAATAACCTAA from Silene latifolia isolate original U9 population chromosome 10, ASM4854445v1, whole genome shotgun sequence encodes:
- the LOC141609472 gene encoding F-box/FBD/LRR-repeat protein At5g56420-like codes for the protein MMKDCNNPKNGQFNSTDRISDLPDSIRRRIVSYLDTKEAYRTSVLSKRWNQVCVTNPNLDFYRHKFTVEYIDARMQRYSKENLPITTLKLDLPATDLPLGCKVDEWLEIAVRNQVAEINLGGPSDYKLPRFLFCANSLRRLHFSNVEIPYYEDVDLVSLESLVLGDVVVEERMLFHIVSSCLNLKDLCISFCPGLKKLVIPRHSKLEDLYIEGDVPLDGGVILETSSLRSFKYNIQDENPWPIISNHGLLRNLRHLLVTCLSITGEDLAKLLQEELTSLEKLVFIGCEIPPNFKISHTQLKHIGLYECDNLLNVVIDAPNLSKFKFHGEIEPPLSITIHCQASCTIHVRTKASYDGFFILKKLLKGLNSCNVLKLFLFDELDESREFDDDGDDEEEESGNAELGPPCDIGELKLNLSYCEFSSSSVSAFLNGLFWTCRPTIISLRVKSDHHKLKVEPLLNKLADMVKCLEHPLKQIEVEETNNDSQYLDVQLRLCW